A window of the Pseudomonas gozinkensis genome harbors these coding sequences:
- the aat gene encoding leucyl/phenylalanyl-tRNA--protein transferase produces the protein MLTWLQRNSLTFPPLEKAMRDPNGLLAAGGDLSADRLIQAYRHGCFPWFSEGQPILWWSPDPRTVLFPDELHVSRSLGKLMRKQRYQVTFDQDFEAVINACAAPREYADGTWITEAMQDAYIELHRRGFAHSVEVWDQGELVGGLYGLAMGQLFFGESMFSRADNASKYGFATLVQHLKDAGFVLIDCQMPTDHLHSLGARAISRSAFAEYLARHLDQPNHATWVC, from the coding sequence ATGCTGACTTGGTTACAACGCAATTCACTGACTTTCCCTCCACTGGAAAAAGCCATGCGCGATCCCAACGGATTGCTGGCGGCCGGTGGCGACCTGTCCGCCGATCGCTTGATCCAGGCTTATCGCCACGGTTGCTTTCCCTGGTTTTCCGAAGGCCAGCCGATTCTCTGGTGGTCGCCGGATCCGCGCACCGTCCTTTTTCCCGACGAACTGCACGTCTCGCGCAGCCTCGGTAAATTGATGCGCAAACAGCGTTATCAAGTGACCTTCGATCAGGATTTCGAGGCCGTGATCAACGCCTGCGCCGCACCGAGGGAATATGCCGATGGCACCTGGATCACCGAGGCGATGCAGGACGCCTATATCGAACTGCATCGACGCGGCTTCGCTCATTCGGTGGAGGTGTGGGATCAGGGCGAACTGGTCGGCGGCCTGTACGGCCTGGCGATGGGGCAGCTGTTCTTCGGCGAATCGATGTTCAGCCGCGCAGACAATGCCTCCAAGTACGGCTTTGCCACACTGGTGCAACATCTGAAAGACGCGGGTTTCGTGTTGATCGACTGCCAAATGCCGACCGATCATCTGCACAGTCTTGGCGCCCGGGCGATTTCCCGCTCTGCATTCGCTGAATATCTGGCCCGACACCTCGATCAACCCAATCATGCGACCTGGGTTTGCTGA
- a CDS encoding DNA translocase FtsK, giving the protein MKKSTEAPKTVVPLWRQQLHYRLKEGALIAIGALCLFLMMALLTYGKDDPGWSHNSKIDDVQNFGGPAGSYSADILFMVLGYFAYIFPLLLAIKAYQIFRQRHEPWQWSGWLFSWRLIGLVFLVLSGAALAHIHFHAATGLPAGAGGALGESLGDLARNALNIQGSTLLFIALFLFGLTVFTDLSWFKVMDITGKITLDLFELFQGAVNRWWSARTERKQLVAQLREVDDRVHDVVAPTVTDKREQAKVKERLIEREQALSKHMSEREKQVPPVIAPAPVKAPEPSKRVQKEKQVPLFVDSAVEGTLPPISILDPAEKKQLNYSPESLAAVGHLLEIKLKEFGVEVTVDSIHPGPVITRYEIQPAAGVKVSRIANLAKDLARSLAVTSVRVVEVIPGKTTVGIEIPNEDRQIVRFSEVLSTPEYDNFKSPVTLALGHDIGGKPVITDLAKMPHLLVAGTTGSGKSVGVNAMILSILFKSGPDDAKLIMIDPKMLELSIYEGIPHLLCPVVTDMKDAANALRWSVAEMERRYKLMAKMGVRNLSGFNAKVKEAQDAGEPLSDPLYKRESIHDEAPLLQKLPTIVVVVDEFADMMMIVGKKVEELIARIAQKARAAGIHLILATQRPSVDVITGLIKANIPTRMAFQVSSKIDSRTIIDQGGAEQLLGHGDMLYMPPGTSLPIRVHGAFVSDDEVHRVVEAWKLRGAPEYNDDILNGVEEAGSGFEGSSGGGDGDDPEADALYDEAVQFVLESRRASISAVQRKLKIGYNRAARMIEAMEMAGVVTSMNTNGSREVLAPGPVRD; this is encoded by the coding sequence TTGAAGAAATCCACGGAAGCACCAAAAACAGTCGTTCCGCTCTGGCGTCAACAGTTGCACTACCGGCTCAAGGAAGGTGCATTGATCGCTATCGGCGCCTTGTGCCTGTTCCTGATGATGGCGTTGCTGACTTACGGCAAGGACGATCCGGGCTGGAGCCACAACAGCAAGATCGACGACGTGCAGAACTTCGGCGGTCCGGCCGGTTCCTACAGCGCCGACATCCTGTTCATGGTGCTGGGTTACTTCGCTTACATCTTCCCGTTGCTGCTGGCGATCAAGGCGTATCAGATCTTCCGTCAGCGTCACGAGCCGTGGCAGTGGAGCGGCTGGCTGTTCTCCTGGCGCCTGATCGGCCTGGTGTTCCTGGTGTTGTCCGGCGCCGCGCTGGCGCACATCCACTTCCATGCGGCCACTGGATTGCCCGCTGGCGCCGGTGGTGCGCTGGGCGAAAGCCTTGGTGATCTGGCCCGCAATGCCCTGAACATTCAGGGCAGCACGTTGCTGTTCATCGCACTGTTCCTGTTCGGCCTGACGGTGTTCACCGACCTGTCGTGGTTCAAGGTGATGGATATCACCGGCAAGATCACCCTCGATCTGTTCGAACTGTTCCAGGGTGCGGTCAACCGCTGGTGGTCGGCGCGTACCGAGCGCAAGCAACTGGTCGCGCAACTGCGTGAAGTCGATGATCGCGTGCACGACGTGGTTGCACCGACGGTCACCGACAAGCGCGAGCAGGCCAAGGTCAAGGAGCGGCTGATCGAGCGCGAACAGGCCCTGAGCAAGCACATGTCCGAGCGCGAGAAGCAGGTTCCGCCGGTTATCGCGCCGGCCCCGGTCAAAGCGCCGGAGCCAAGCAAGCGCGTGCAGAAAGAGAAACAGGTGCCGTTGTTCGTCGACAGCGCCGTGGAAGGCACCTTGCCGCCGATCTCGATTCTCGATCCTGCGGAAAAGAAACAACTCAATTATTCACCCGAATCCCTGGCGGCGGTCGGCCACTTGCTGGAGATCAAGCTCAAGGAATTCGGCGTCGAAGTCACTGTGGATTCGATTCACCCCGGTCCAGTCATTACCCGTTACGAAATCCAGCCTGCTGCGGGCGTGAAGGTCAGTCGTATCGCCAACCTGGCGAAAGACCTTGCACGTTCGCTGGCCGTGACCAGCGTGCGGGTGGTGGAAGTGATTCCGGGCAAGACTACGGTCGGTATCGAGATTCCCAACGAGGACCGGCAGATCGTGCGCTTCTCCGAAGTGCTGTCGACGCCTGAGTACGACAACTTCAAGTCGCCGGTCACCCTGGCCCTGGGCCACGACATCGGCGGCAAACCGGTCATCACTGACCTGGCGAAGATGCCGCACCTGCTGGTGGCCGGTACCACCGGTTCCGGTAAGTCGGTGGGCGTGAACGCGATGATCCTGTCGATCCTGTTCAAGTCCGGCCCGGACGACGCCAAGCTGATCATGATCGACCCGAAAATGCTTGAGCTGTCGATCTACGAAGGCATACCGCACCTGCTGTGCCCGGTCGTGACCGACATGAAGGACGCCGCCAATGCCTTGCGCTGGAGCGTTGCCGAGATGGAGCGTCGCTACAAGTTGATGGCGAAGATGGGCGTGCGCAACCTGTCCGGCTTCAACGCCAAGGTCAAGGAAGCCCAGGACGCCGGCGAGCCGCTGAGCGATCCGCTGTACAAACGCGAAAGCATCCATGACGAAGCGCCGCTGTTGCAGAAGCTGCCGACCATCGTCGTGGTCGTGGACGAATTCGCCGACATGATGATGATCGTCGGCAAGAAGGTCGAAGAACTGATCGCCCGTATCGCCCAGAAGGCGCGTGCGGCCGGTATCCACCTGATCCTCGCGACCCAGCGACCATCGGTGGACGTGATTACCGGTCTGATCAAGGCCAACATCCCGACCCGGATGGCGTTCCAGGTGTCGAGCAAGATCGACTCCCGGACCATCATCGACCAGGGCGGCGCCGAACAACTGCTCGGTCACGGTGACATGCTCTACATGCCGCCGGGCACCAGCCTGCCGATCCGGGTTCACGGCGCCTTCGTGTCCGACGATGAAGTTCACCGGGTGGTTGAAGCCTGGAAACTGCGCGGCGCGCCGGAATACAACGACGACATCCTCAACGGTGTCGAAGAGGCGGGCAGTGGTTTCGAAGGCAGCAGCGGCGGCGGTGACGGCGATGATCCGGAAGCCGACGCGTTGTATGACGAAGCCGTGCAGTTCGTGCTGGAAAGCCGTCGCGCCTCCATCTCCGCTGTACAGCGCAAGCTGAAGATCGGCTACAACCGTGCCGCGCGCATGATCGAAGCCATGGAAATGGCCGGGGTCGTGACGTCGATGAACACCAACGGTTCCCGCGAAGTCCTGGCCCCTGGCCCGGTACGCGACTGA
- a CDS encoding arginyltransferase yields the protein MTELARLKFYATQPHSCSYLPEEQATTLFLDPSQPMDVHVYADLSEMGFRRSGDHLYRPHCQNCNACVPARIPVAQFNPNRQQKRIFKRNSDLQVRPVKPAFSEEYFDLYQRYIEQRHADGDMYPPSRDQFSTFLVRDLPFSRFYEFRLDGRLLAVAVTDLLPNGLSAVYTFYEPDEERRSLGRYAILWQIGEAQRLGLEAVYLGYWIKNCKKMNYKTQYRPIELLINQRWVILN from the coding sequence ATGACCGAGTTGGCGCGGTTGAAGTTTTATGCCACTCAGCCTCACTCTTGCAGTTATCTGCCCGAGGAACAGGCGACGACCCTGTTTCTCGATCCGAGCCAGCCCATGGACGTGCATGTCTACGCAGACCTGTCAGAAATGGGCTTTCGCCGCAGCGGCGACCACCTGTACCGCCCGCATTGCCAGAACTGCAATGCCTGCGTGCCTGCGCGCATTCCCGTGGCGCAGTTCAATCCCAACCGTCAGCAGAAACGAATTTTCAAGCGCAACAGCGATTTACAGGTACGCCCGGTCAAGCCGGCGTTCAGCGAAGAATATTTCGACCTCTATCAGCGCTACATCGAACAGCGCCACGCCGACGGCGACATGTACCCGCCGAGCCGCGATCAATTCTCGACTTTTCTGGTACGCGATCTGCCCTTCTCACGGTTCTACGAATTCCGGCTCGACGGACGGTTGCTGGCGGTCGCCGTCACCGATCTGCTGCCCAACGGCTTGTCGGCGGTCTACACCTTTTACGAACCGGATGAAGAGCGTCGCAGCCTGGGACGGTATGCCATCCTCTGGCAAATCGGCGAGGCCCAGCGGCTGGGGCTTGAAGCGGTGTACCTGGGTTACTGGATCAAAAACTGCAAAAAGATGAACTACAAGACCCAATATCGACCTATCGAACTGCTCATTAATCAGCGCTGGGTCATCCTGAACTGA
- the infA gene encoding translation initiation factor IF-1: MSKEDSFEMEGTVVDTLPNTMFRVELENGHVVTAHISGKMRKNYIRILTGDKVRVELTPYDLSKGRITYRAR; this comes from the coding sequence ATGTCGAAAGAAGACAGCTTCGAAATGGAAGGCACTGTCGTCGACACCCTGCCCAACACCATGTTTCGTGTGGAGTTGGAAAATGGGCACGTCGTAACCGCGCATATTTCCGGCAAGATGCGCAAGAACTACATTCGTATTCTTACCGGTGACAAAGTGCGCGTCGAGCTGACGCCCTATGACTTGAGCAAAGGGCGTATTACTTACCGCGCTCGCTAA
- the clpA gene encoding ATP-dependent Clp protease ATP-binding subunit ClpA, whose translation MLNRELEVTLNLAFKEARSKRHEFMTVEHLLLALLDNEAAATVLRACGANLDKLKHDLQEFIDSTTPLIPVHDEDRETQPTLGFQRVLQRAVFHVQSSGKREVTGANVLVAIFSEQESQAVFLLKQQSVARIDVVNYIAHGISKVPGHGDHSEGEQDMQDDEGGESSSSGNPLDAYASNLNELARQGRIDPLVGRETEVERVAQILARRRKNNPLLVGEAGVGKTAIAEGLAKRIVDNQVPDLLANSVVYSLDLGALLAGTKYRGDFEKRFKALLNELKKRPQAILFIDEIHTIIGAGAASGGVMDASNLLKPLLSSGDIRCIGSTTFQEFRGIFEKDRALARRFQKVDVVEPSVEDTIGILRGLKGRFEQHHNIEYSDESLRAAAELASRYINDRHMPDKAIDVIDEAGAYQRLQPVEKRVKRIEVPEVEDIVAKIARIPPKHVTSSDKELLRNLERDLKLTVFGQDAAIDSLSTAIKLSRAGLKSPDKPVGSFLFAGPTGVGKTEAARQLAKALGIELVRFDMSEYMERHTVSRLIGAPPGYVGFDQGGLLTEAITKQPHCVLLLDEIEKAHPEVFNLLLQVMDHGTLTDNNGRKADFRNVIVIMTTNAGAETAARASIGFTHQDHSSDAMEVIKKSFTPEFRNRLDTIIQFGRLSHEVIKSVVDKFLTELQAQLEDKRVLLEVTDAARSWLAAGGYDSAMGARPMARLIQDKIKRPLAEEILFGELAEHGGVVHIDIKDGELTFDFETTAEMA comes from the coding sequence ATGTTAAACCGCGAGCTCGAAGTCACCCTCAATCTTGCCTTCAAGGAGGCACGTTCGAAGCGTCATGAGTTCATGACCGTCGAACACCTGCTGCTGGCCCTATTGGACAATGAGGCTGCCGCCACCGTATTGCGTGCCTGCGGCGCAAACCTCGACAAACTCAAGCACGACCTGCAGGAGTTCATCGACTCCACCACGCCACTGATCCCCGTTCACGACGAGGATCGCGAAACCCAGCCAACCCTGGGCTTCCAGCGTGTGCTGCAACGTGCTGTCTTTCATGTGCAGAGCTCGGGCAAACGCGAAGTGACCGGCGCCAACGTGCTGGTTGCAATCTTCAGTGAGCAAGAGAGTCAGGCGGTGTTCCTGCTGAAACAGCAGAGCGTTGCACGCATTGATGTCGTCAACTATATCGCCCACGGCATTTCCAAAGTGCCGGGGCATGGCGATCACTCTGAAGGTGAACAAGATATGCAGGACGACGAGGGCGGTGAGTCTTCTTCTTCAGGCAATCCGCTGGACGCTTATGCCAGCAACCTCAACGAACTCGCACGCCAAGGCCGGATCGATCCGCTGGTCGGGCGTGAAACGGAAGTCGAGCGTGTCGCGCAGATTCTCGCGCGCCGTCGCAAGAACAATCCGCTGTTGGTGGGCGAGGCTGGCGTGGGTAAAACCGCAATTGCCGAAGGCCTGGCCAAGCGCATTGTCGACAACCAGGTGCCAGACCTGCTGGCCAACAGCGTCGTTTATTCCCTCGATCTGGGCGCTCTGCTCGCGGGCACCAAGTATCGCGGTGATTTCGAGAAGCGCTTCAAGGCGCTGCTCAACGAACTGAAAAAACGTCCGCAGGCGATCCTGTTCATCGACGAGATCCACACCATCATCGGTGCAGGTGCTGCGTCCGGTGGCGTCATGGATGCCTCGAACCTGCTCAAACCGTTGTTGTCGTCTGGCGACATTCGCTGCATCGGCTCGACCACGTTCCAGGAATTCCGTGGCATCTTCGAAAAAGACCGCGCTCTGGCGCGTCGCTTCCAGAAGGTCGATGTCGTCGAGCCGTCGGTGGAAGACACCATCGGTATCCTGCGCGGCCTGAAAGGGCGTTTCGAGCAGCACCACAACATCGAATACAGCGATGAGTCGCTGCGCGCCGCTGCGGAACTGGCTTCGCGCTACATCAATGACCGGCACATGCCGGACAAGGCCATCGACGTGATCGACGAGGCGGGCGCCTATCAGCGTCTGCAACCGGTCGAGAAGCGTGTGAAACGCATCGAAGTGCCTGAGGTCGAGGACATCGTGGCGAAAATCGCGCGGATTCCGCCGAAGCACGTCACCAGCTCCGACAAGGAACTGCTGCGTAACCTCGAGCGTGACCTGAAGCTGACGGTGTTTGGTCAGGACGCGGCGATCGATTCGCTGTCGACTGCGATCAAGTTGTCCCGTGCCGGTCTCAAGTCGCCTGACAAGCCTGTCGGTTCGTTCCTGTTCGCAGGGCCGACCGGTGTCGGTAAAACCGAAGCCGCGCGTCAATTGGCCAAGGCGTTGGGGATCGAACTGGTGCGCTTCGACATGTCCGAGTACATGGAGCGTCACACCGTATCGCGTCTGATCGGTGCGCCTCCGGGGTATGTCGGTTTCGACCAGGGCGGTCTGTTGACCGAAGCGATCACCAAGCAGCCGCATTGCGTATTGCTGCTCGATGAAATCGAGAAGGCGCATCCGGAAGTCTTCAACCTGCTGCTGCAGGTGATGGACCACGGCACGCTGACCGACAACAACGGGCGCAAGGCGGACTTCCGCAACGTGATCGTGATCATGACCACCAACGCCGGTGCTGAAACGGCGGCGCGTGCTTCGATCGGTTTCACCCATCAGGACCACTCGTCTGATGCGATGGAAGTGATCAAGAAGAGCTTCACGCCGGAATTCCGCAACCGTCTGGACACCATTATTCAGTTTGGTCGCCTCAGTCATGAGGTCATCAAAAGCGTGGTGGACAAGTTCCTTACCGAACTTCAGGCGCAGCTGGAAGACAAGCGGGTGCTTCTGGAAGTCACCGATGCGGCGCGCAGTTGGCTGGCGGCCGGTGGTTACGATTCGGCCATGGGCGCGCGTCCAATGGCGCGTCTGATCCAGGACAAGATCAAACGTCCGCTGGCGGAGGAGATTCTGTTTGGCGAGCTGGCCGAGCATGGCGGTGTGGTTCACATCGACATCAAGGATGGTGAGCTGACGTTTGACTTCGAGACCACTGCAGAAATGGCTTGA